The genomic region TCTCGGGCGCGAACGACGCCCACGCGAACCAGAACATCGGTGGGTACGGGGTCGACGGTTCGAGGGTCTGGCCCTCGTAGGGACCGTCGACGGCACGACCGGACGCGACCCGCCAGTTGGACCCGCCGGCCTGGAGGTCGCCGGTCGGGCCAGGTCTGAACCGGAGGGTCTCGCCGCCGACCCGGCGGTCGTAGGCGACGAGCGTCCCGTCTTCCGTCGCCGCGACGACGACCGGGAGCCCGCCCACCGTGTCCTGGACCAGCCCCTGTCGCTTCACCCGGGAGAACGGGTATGCCCTGGTCACATCCCCAGCGACGACGCCGATGACGAGCGCCTTGGGATGCAACCGGTCGTCGTCGAAATCGGTGTTCTCCAGGCCGATGACGGCCGAGTACTCGTAGCCGGCGTACGGGTCGCGGTTCACGTCCCGCGTGACCTCCCCCTTCACCGTGAGTGATTCCGGCGCGGGCAGGAGCACCTCGGTGTCGGGGTGTTCGGTTCGCCACTGCTCCCAGGTGGTCCGGGTCGCCGGTCGCAGAGCGAGCTCGTCGCCAGTTCGCGGCCCCCGGATGGCGGTCGCGATGACCTGACTCCA from Haloarchaeobius sp. HME9146 harbors:
- a CDS encoding DUF3179 domain-containing protein encodes the protein MERRRYLERLAATGLAGAGLSGSVGLAGCIQLGAQEAGGSTGRSPTGPGRPTATDLPVPESELVRGALQDAIPAITEPAFGADWAGIRFEARTEFGEILPIEPRLHPKDEVIGLAIDGVVRAYPLRVMRWHEIVNDVVAGDPLAVTFCPLCGSSVVAEREVAGETATFGVSGWLWHSDLVMYDDVTESLWSQVIATAIRGPRTGDELALRPATRTTWEQWRTEHPDTEVLLPAPESLTVKGEVTRDVNRDPYAGYEYSAVIGLENTDFDDDRLHPKALVIGVVAGDVTRAYPFSRVKRQGLVQDTVGGLPVVVAATEDGTLVAYDRRVGGETLRFRPGPTGDLQAGGSNWRVASGRAVDGPYEGQTLEPSTPYPPMFWFAWASFAPETGVYG